In Pyrus communis chromosome 1, drPyrComm1.1, whole genome shotgun sequence, the following are encoded in one genomic region:
- the LOC137718763 gene encoding gibberellin-regulated protein 11-like, which produces MALSSRMLIASMLVSFLLLQYLTEAADHQYKTMDVNGAPSPQAPTLDCGVACEGRCKLSSRPRLCKRACGSCCDKCNCVPPGTSGNYESCPCYFNLKTHNDTRKCP; this is translated from the exons ATGGCTTTGTCATCAAGAATGCTCATAGCTTCCATGCTTGTCTCTTTTCTACTTCTCCAATATCTCACTGAAGCAGCTGATCATCAGTATAAGACG ATGGACGTCAATGGAGCCCCAAGCCCCCAGGCCCCGACATTAG ATTGTGGAGTGGCATGTGAAGGAAGGTGCAAATTATCATCGAGGCCTCGTCTCTGCAAAAGGGCATGTGGGAGTTGTTGTGACAAGTGCAATTGTGTTCCTCCAGGCACTTCTGGCAACTATGAGTCATGTCCTTGCTATTTTAACCTCAAAACCCACAATGACACCCGCAAATGCCCTTAA